Genomic segment of Rhodospirillales bacterium:
GCCGCCCGCGCAGCGTCTTTCATCGCGTTCACCTCGGCGAACACGTACGGAGGCAGCGCCTGGATTCGCTCGAACTCGCGCGGGGAGGGAATTTGCTTCATCGGCCAGTCGTTCCGGTCAGGCCGCCCGATCTTCGAGCCGGTCCGAGATTGTGCACGAGGCTTCGCGCCCCGCCCAATCGTTGATGGCCGACCTTGCAGCACACCATGGCACAGACAACCCGGGAACGATTCTCGGTTCGGTTACGGCGCCAAGGTACCAGCTAACAGACCAATGTCTTCCGACAGGCCCAGCATCACGTTGGCGTTTTGCATGGCCTGCCCAGCGGCTCCCTTGAGCAGGTTGTCCAGTGCGCAAATAAGCACTGCCTGGCCGCCACGGCCGGCTGCCACGCCGATGTGTGCCTGATTGGACCCTCGCACCTCTCGCGTCGCGGGAACAACCCCCGGCGGCAGGACCTGCACAAAGGCCTCGGCAGCGTACGCGGCCTCCAGGCACGCCTGCAGATCCGTGACGGCCACGTCGGGGCACGGATTGACGTAGATGGTCGTCAGAATACCGCGATTCATCGGCACAAGGTGCGGAACGAACGTGACCTTGACGTCGGCGCCGGCAACGCCCGACAACTCCTGCTCGATCTCCGGCGTGTGGCGGTGCCCGCCAAGTCCGTAGGCTCGAATGCCTTCGGAGACTTCGGCGAACAGCAGGTCTTCCCGCAGTGCCCGTCCAGCTCCCGAAACCCCCGACTTGGAGTCAATCACGATGGGCTCGAGTTGGATCAGGTCGGCCGACAAGAGGGGAAGCAGGGGCAGGAGCGCTGACGTCGGGTAGCAGCCCGGACAGGCCACCAGCGAGGCGGACCCGATCGCCGCACGGGCGTGCTCGGTCAGACCGTAAACGGCGTCACGCTGCAATTCCGGCGCCAGATGGGGAGTGCCGTACCACTCGGCGTAGCTCGCGAGATCACGGAGCCTGAAGTCCGCAGAAGTATCAACCACGCGAACCGAGGGAACGAGGCGCGCAGCGGTCTCCTGAGTCGTGCTGTGGGGAAGGCAGCAAAACACCAGCGCACACCCGGAGCCATCGAACTCGTCGACGTCAACAAATGGCGGCAGGTTCAGGCCACTCAGCCGGGGGAAAAGTGTCTCCGGAGGGACCCCGGCCTGGCGCTTTGCCCCAAGGGCCGCGATCTCCAGTCGGGGATGCCCGAGCGCCAGCCGGAGCAATTCCGCGCCAACGTACCCGCTGGCTCCCAAGATCGCGACGGGGAACCGATCAGTCATGTGCTAAGGCCCGGCGCGTCCGCGCCACGTCAACAGTAAGGTCAGCAGCCGGCCGCGCAAGCCGGAGCGGATCAGCGCTTG
This window contains:
- the argC gene encoding N-acetyl-gamma-glutamyl-phosphate reductase, with the protein product MTDRFPVAILGASGYVGAELLRLALGHPRLEIAALGAKRQAGVPPETLFPRLSGLNLPPFVDVDEFDGSGCALVFCCLPHSTTQETAARLVPSVRVVDTSADFRLRDLASYAEWYGTPHLAPELQRDAVYGLTEHARAAIGSASLVACPGCYPTSALLPLLPLLSADLIQLEPIVIDSKSGVSGAGRALREDLLFAEVSEGIRAYGLGGHRHTPEIEQELSGVAGADVKVTFVPHLVPMNRGILTTIYVNPCPDVAVTDLQACLEAAYAAEAFVQVLPPGVVPATREVRGSNQAHIGVAAGRGGQAVLICALDNLLKGAAGQAMQNANVMLGLSEDIGLLAGTLAP